Within the Herbaspirillum sp. RTI4 genome, the region CGCGCGCGCGCGCGCGCGCGCGCGCGCGCGCGCGCGCGCGCGTGTGTGTGTGCGCGCGCGCGCGCGCGCGCGCGCGCGCGCGCGCGCGCGCGCGCGCGCGCGCGGGGGGGGGGGAAAAAAAAAAAAGGGGGGGGCGTGTGTGTGTGTGTGTGTGTGTGTGTGCACACACACACACACACACACACACACACACACACACACACACACACACGCGCGCGCGCGCGCGCGCGGGGGGGGGGGGGGGGGGGGGGGGGGGGGGGGGGGGGGGGGGGGGGGGGGGGGGGGGGGGGGGGGGGGGGGGGGGGGGGGGGGGGGGGGGGGGGGGGGGGGGGGGGGGGGGGGGGGGGGGGGGGGGGGGGGGGGGGGGGCGACACACACCCCCCCCCCGCGGGGGGGGGGGGGGGGGGGGGGGGGGGGGGGGGGGGGGGGGGGGGGGGGGGGGGGGGGGGGGGGGGGGGGGGGGGGGGGGGGGGGGGGGGGGGGGGGGGGGGGGGGGGGGGGGGGGGGG harbors:
- a CDS encoding DUF6402 family protein — protein: MRKIGWPIAAKLAEKWFAGAAHVYDNKINSLQPLDETIITLNWALKYKNVKDKFNNLLKKQLCKRVQKKIALSLWVPRARARARARARARAHTHARARARARARARARVGARARARARARARARACVCARARARARARARARARARGGGKKKKGGGVCVCVCVCVHTHTHTHTHTHTHTHTRARARARGGGGGGGGGGGGGGGGGGGGGGGGGGGGGGGGGGGGGGGGGGGGGGDTHPPPAGGGGGGGGGGGGGGGGGGGGGGGGGGGGGGGGGGGGGGG